One Streptomyces sp. NBC_01217 genomic region harbors:
- a CDS encoding DUF6204 family protein: MSTQHTYRVIVRGTWDGLTDEARSRLLSEVDEHGLSAMQFTEKGSLTYDRVLKHFSFRFVVVSDAEDGEEMASAIAEDRAETLLNEQGYGHGELRSTATDLDTMKINYKGRRAPGAA, translated from the coding sequence ATGAGTACGCAGCACACCTACCGAGTGATCGTGCGCGGCACCTGGGACGGCCTGACGGACGAGGCACGCTCCCGGCTCCTGTCCGAGGTGGACGAGCACGGTCTGAGTGCGATGCAGTTCACCGAGAAGGGCTCGCTGACGTACGACCGTGTGCTGAAGCACTTCAGCTTCCGGTTCGTGGTCGTCTCGGACGCCGAGGACGGCGAGGAGATGGCATCCGCGATCGCCGAGGACCGGGCCGAGACGCTGCTGAATGAGCAGGGGTACGGCCATGGCGAACTGCGGTCCACGGCGACGGACCTGGACACCATGAAGATCAACTACAAGGGGCGGCGGGCGCCAGGGGCGGCGTGA
- a CDS encoding IS3 family transposase — MPGRGREPLHLLLLARRSAGGRRASACGGRTRGGDREINAASRGAYGAPRVHAALRRGGRAISRKKVGRIMRERDIRGVTRRKRRHLTKQDTRAAPAPDLIGRDFTAAVPGTKLVGDITYLPTIEGWWYLATVIDLATREVIGYAMAGHHRAGLVTDALRMAAALGGLQPDCIMHTDRGSEYTGSEFRREIRKLNLRQSMGRTGICYDNAAAESFFGLLKAEIGTTVWESREAARADVFRFIEVEYDRTRLRKHPEFGYLTPLETRARLQQDFTPAA; from the coding sequence GTGCCGGGTCGCGGGCGTGAGCCGCTCCACCTGCTGCTCCTGGCTCGCCGCTCGGCCGGCGGTCGCCGGGCGTCGGCGTGTGGAGGACGAACTCGCGGAGGAGATAGGGAGATTAACGCCGCTTCGCGCGGCGCGTACGGTGCCCCGCGCGTCCACGCCGCGCTGCGGCGAGGGGGCCGTGCGATCAGCCGGAAGAAGGTCGGGCGGATCATGCGCGAGCGTGACATCCGTGGCGTCACCCGCCGCAAGCGCCGCCATCTGACGAAGCAGGACACCAGGGCCGCCCCGGCCCCGGACCTGATCGGCCGCGACTTCACCGCGGCCGTACCCGGCACGAAGCTTGTCGGGGACATCACGTACCTGCCGACGATCGAGGGCTGGTGGTATCTGGCGACGGTCATCGACCTGGCGACACGCGAGGTGATCGGGTACGCGATGGCCGGCCATCACCGCGCCGGGCTGGTCACCGACGCACTGCGGATGGCTGCGGCCCTCGGCGGCCTGCAGCCTGACTGCATCATGCACACCGATCGCGGCAGCGAGTACACGGGCAGCGAATTCCGCCGTGAAATAAGGAAGTTGAACCTGAGGCAGAGCATGGGGCGAACCGGTATATGTTATGATAATGCCGCAGCCGAGAGCTTTTTCGGACTGCTGAAAGCGGAGATCGGCACCACGGTCTGGGAGAGCCGCGAAGCGGCCCGCGCCGATGTCTTCCGCTTCATCGAGGTCGAGTACGACCGCACCAGGCTCCGCAAACACCCCGAGTTCGGGTACCTCACCCCACTCGAAACCCGAGCCAGGCTGCAACAAGACTTCACCCCCGCAGCGTAA
- a CDS encoding peptidase inhibitor family I36 protein: protein MSKTISQVQLRRLRTLLIAVISVFAVMLAVPAADAADKDKSANGRPSVSAATPAGVGILAAPAGCTAGNLCFWVNDNWNDGPGRLDGNNPDWGVYSHSTCGSGTWEDCASSLYNNGNNCTAHVYYLENYQTPKLSISRQSGYNSLSAVPLGYGVSGNWNDNIRSNNWC, encoded by the coding sequence ATGTCCAAGACCATCTCGCAGGTGCAGCTTCGGCGCCTGAGAACCTTGCTGATCGCCGTCATCTCGGTGTTCGCCGTGATGCTGGCCGTACCGGCCGCGGACGCCGCGGACAAGGACAAATCGGCCAACGGCCGCCCGTCCGTCAGTGCGGCCACCCCCGCCGGCGTAGGGATCCTGGCCGCCCCCGCCGGCTGTACCGCCGGCAACCTGTGTTTCTGGGTGAACGACAACTGGAACGACGGGCCCGGCAGGCTCGATGGCAACAACCCCGACTGGGGCGTGTACAGCCACTCGACGTGCGGCTCGGGCACATGGGAGGACTGCGCCTCGTCCCTGTACAACAACGGCAACAACTGCACCGCACACGTGTACTACCTGGAGAACTACCAGACTCCTAAACTGAGCATCTCTCGACAGTCCGGGTACAACTCCCTGTCGGCCGTCCCGCTGGGCTACGGAGTCTCCGGGAACTGGAACGACAACATACGTTCCAACAACTGGTGCTAG
- a CDS encoding universal stress protein, whose translation MSDAEGRRIVAGVSGSLGSLVALHRAASEARRHGAELLAVLAWEPPGGELAHRSSVFPPQVDAFRREAGERLLTALRTAFGDAGPGVPFQGLVARGTPGYALVEIADRADDLLVVGAGCRGRVHRTLFPSVARYCVAHAACPVLAVPPSPLQNELTSVHRRVRWRLPLDTRELTDGRP comes from the coding sequence ATGAGCGATGCCGAGGGGCGGCGCATCGTTGCCGGGGTGAGTGGTTCGCTGGGCAGCCTGGTGGCTCTGCACCGGGCCGCGAGCGAGGCCCGGCGTCACGGCGCCGAACTGCTGGCCGTACTCGCCTGGGAACCACCTGGTGGTGAACTCGCCCACCGGAGCTCGGTGTTCCCGCCGCAGGTGGACGCCTTCCGGCGGGAGGCGGGCGAGCGACTGCTCACCGCTCTGCGCACGGCCTTCGGCGACGCCGGGCCCGGGGTTCCGTTCCAGGGCCTGGTCGCCCGTGGCACGCCGGGCTACGCACTGGTCGAGATCGCCGACCGAGCCGACGACCTCCTGGTGGTCGGCGCGGGATGCCGTGGCAGGGTGCACCGCACTCTGTTCCCGTCGGTCGCCCGGTACTGCGTGGCCCACGCCGCTTGCCCGGTCCTGGCTGTACCGCCCTCGCCCCTGCAGAACGAACTCACCTCCGTGCACCGCAGAGTCCGCTGGCGACTGCCGCTCGATACCAGGGAGTTGACGGACGGCAGGCCATAG
- a CDS encoding transposase: MSKRYTAEFKRDAVELALASGKTVTEVARDLGVSPESLRGWVKQAKADRGQGPEGALTSDEKEELRRLRRENREQQQTIEILKKGLAFFAKDTMK, encoded by the coding sequence ATGAGCAAGCGGTATACCGCCGAGTTCAAGCGCGATGCCGTGGAGCTGGCGCTGGCCTCCGGCAAGACCGTTACCGAGGTCGCCCGGGACCTCGGAGTGAGCCCCGAGAGTCTGCGTGGCTGGGTCAAGCAGGCCAAGGCCGACCGGGGCCAGGGCCCCGAGGGTGCTCTGACCAGCGACGAGAAGGAAGAACTGCGGCGGCTGCGGCGGGAGAACCGGGAACAGCAGCAGACGATCGAGATCTTGAAAAAAGGTCTGGCCTTCTTCGCGAAGGACACGATGAAGTAG
- a CDS encoding ArsR/SmtB family transcription factor: protein MLRIHFTDADLARVTVATRPDPLWEITGSLHRLQTRNGRWAYADWLRDFGPRIHEAGLSRALRTVLLPLFARAAYFPDFLTPAAGAAGLTPGLKAILDAPAKHVEGELDLLIRTVITTPPGLRRFAEHDQREDLVKLLRDYYNAVIEPHSDRILAGVTTERLVRSRALLSGGVTGLLDSLTPRMRWRPPVLEVDYPAGDRHFHLDGRGLTLVPSYFCWNYPVALADPALPPVLIYPLNHEAIATTSRHCEDNPPLAVLIGSTRAVLLRAVANGASTGELARLAGISPATVTFHTRALRDAKLISSQRHSSIVLHVLTPLGAALLSGTVPSAEVS from the coding sequence TTGCTCCGCATCCACTTCACCGACGCCGACCTCGCCAGAGTCACGGTCGCGACCAGGCCTGATCCTCTGTGGGAGATCACGGGCAGTCTCCATCGCCTGCAGACCCGCAACGGGCGCTGGGCCTACGCCGACTGGCTTCGAGACTTCGGCCCCCGCATCCACGAGGCCGGTTTGTCCCGGGCGTTGCGCACCGTGCTGCTGCCGCTGTTCGCACGAGCAGCGTACTTCCCGGACTTTCTCACTCCTGCGGCAGGTGCGGCCGGGCTGACGCCAGGTCTCAAGGCCATCCTGGACGCGCCCGCCAAGCACGTCGAAGGCGAGCTCGACCTGCTGATCCGGACGGTGATCACCACACCGCCCGGGCTGCGCCGGTTCGCGGAGCACGACCAGCGAGAGGACCTGGTCAAGCTGCTGCGCGACTACTACAACGCTGTGATAGAGCCACACAGCGACCGGATCCTTGCAGGCGTCACGACGGAACGGCTGGTGCGCAGCCGTGCACTGCTGTCCGGGGGCGTCACCGGGCTGTTGGACAGCCTGACGCCCAGGATGCGCTGGCGGCCGCCGGTCCTGGAGGTGGATTACCCGGCTGGGGACCGCCACTTCCATCTCGACGGCCGTGGCCTGACCCTCGTGCCCTCCTACTTTTGCTGGAACTATCCGGTCGCCCTGGCAGATCCCGCGCTTCCCCCAGTGTTGATCTACCCGTTGAACCACGAGGCGATCGCGACAACCAGCCGACACTGTGAGGACAATCCTCCTCTGGCGGTCTTGATCGGCAGCACCCGTGCCGTGTTGTTACGCGCCGTGGCGAACGGCGCCTCCACCGGTGAGCTCGCGCGGCTCGCTGGGATTTCCCCGGCGACCGTCACCTTTCATACCCGGGCGCTCCGGGACGCGAAGCTCATCAGCAGCCAACGGCACAGCAGCATCGTTCTGCACGTCCTGACGCCGCTAGGGGCTGCCCTGCTCAGCGGGACGGTGCCGAGCGCGGAGGTGTCGTAG
- a CDS encoding MerR family transcriptional regulator, translating into MITIGQLAGYVGVSIKTIRVYHDKGLLPEPDRDASGYRRYGAGDAIALIKIRTLAEAGVPLARIRELRSATDEEFQQALREIDDELTARIRGLRATQGRLRRLAAGHLAPLPTEVGAHLEHLARWGFTPRWVDLQRDLWILVFATHPDRAITLFHDQAEILADPALRQLFLDYDHARDLDANDPRIDDLARRIVGATRERYGPDELPGLDAASEVPALIQGTVNASSPAWQRLDTLIRAQLDA; encoded by the coding sequence GTGATCACCATCGGACAGCTGGCCGGGTACGTCGGAGTGTCGATCAAGACCATTCGCGTCTATCACGACAAGGGGCTGCTCCCCGAGCCCGATCGCGATGCGTCCGGCTACCGGCGGTACGGCGCGGGCGACGCCATCGCCCTGATCAAGATCCGGACGCTCGCCGAAGCCGGCGTTCCCCTGGCCCGTATCCGGGAACTGAGATCAGCGACCGACGAGGAGTTCCAGCAGGCGTTGCGCGAGATCGACGACGAGCTCACCGCCCGCATCCGTGGCCTGCGGGCAACGCAAGGCCGTCTGCGCCGGCTTGCCGCCGGGCATCTGGCACCGCTGCCCACCGAGGTCGGTGCCCATCTGGAGCACCTGGCCCGCTGGGGATTCACGCCTCGATGGGTGGATCTGCAACGTGATCTGTGGATCCTCGTGTTCGCCACTCACCCGGACCGTGCGATCACGTTGTTTCACGACCAAGCCGAGATCCTCGCCGACCCGGCGCTACGGCAGCTCTTCCTCGACTACGACCACGCGCGCGACCTCGACGCGAACGATCCCCGCATCGACGACCTCGCCCGCCGGATCGTCGGGGCGACCCGGGAACGCTACGGACCGGACGAGCTGCCCGGGCTGGATGCGGCCTCCGAGGTCCCCGCACTCATCCAGGGCACGGTCAACGCGTCGTCCCCGGCATGGCAGCGACTCGACACGCTCATTCGCGCACAACTGGACGCGTGA
- a CDS encoding beta-propeller fold lactonase family protein translates to MLLLLLTTWTASSGTHPSQYQSVQINGGTSPSAPVVSHDGSHLWAVVRGTDTIAVPALDAVGEQADLIASVPCGGSGAA, encoded by the coding sequence ATGCTGCTCTTGCTACTCACTACCTGGACTGCTTCCTCCGGGACCCATCCGTCCCAGTATCAGTCTGTCCAGATCAACGGTGGAACTTCACCGTCGGCGCCGGTCGTCTCGCACGACGGCAGCCATTTGTGGGCGGTGGTGCGTGGCACCGACACCATCGCCGTCCCGGCCCTCGACGCGGTCGGCGAGCAGGCGGACCTGATCGCATCGGTGCCGTGCGGGGGGTCGGGGGCCGCGTGA